One stretch of Euphorbia lathyris chromosome 7, ddEupLath1.1, whole genome shotgun sequence DNA includes these proteins:
- the LOC136201003 gene encoding putative laccase-9, whose amino-acid sequence MGSVFKLLIAFVGLSSMVQAETRYYTFQITEKNFTRLCSTKRAMVVNESIPGPVVYVNKGDTAYINVINNGESKVTIHWHGVKQPRNPWSDGPEYITQCAIKSGQNFTYEVIFSEEEGTLWWHAHSDWTRNTVHGAIVIYPQKGTTYPFPQPDGEEILVFGSWYIYDVNLLVEYDLATGADLPISDSYTINSQPGDFCNCSKDSTYHWQVEYGKTYHVRLVNAVMNTEIFFSIAGHNLTVVNMDAAYLKPFVTDYIMIAPGQTMEILLKADQPLSHYYMAMRQFYTDKIIFTEYDKTNVTAILEYKGSYTPPVSPSFPYDTLPGYEDIMAGAEFRSKLRSLTDQDVPNNITTSMYLTAAENQFVYNTSGDITISLAASLSNISWQNPKIDVLQAYYYNISGFYTEDFPDIPETFYDFISEGLLINTTMPAMGTKVKVLEYGEEVEIVFQSSNVLNASEDHPMHLHGHSFYVVGSGYGNFDFIEDPKTYNLVDPPYVNTATLPKNGWLTIRFKAVNPGVWLWHCHLDRHLSWGMVTVMIVKNGGTPETTMKKPPAHMPECDGEAPLRLYKAHYPSAYFGQ is encoded by the exons ATGGGTTCGGTGTTCAAGCTTCTTATAGCATTTGTGGGTTTGAGTTCCATGGTTCAAGCAGAGACTCGTTACTACACTTTTCaa ATAACAGAGAAGAATTTTACAAGATTGTGCAGTACAAAGAGAGCAATGGTTGTGAATGAAAGTATTCCTGGACCAGTAGTTTATGTTAACAAGGGAGATACTGCCTATATCAATGTTATTAACAATGGAGAAAGTAAAGTCACCATTCACTG GCATGGAGTGAAACAGCCAAGGAATCCATGGTCTGATGGTCCAGAATACATAACACAATGTGCAATTAAGTCTGGTCAGAACTTCACTTATGAAGTCATATTTTCAGAGGAAGAAGGTACTCTTTGGTGGCATGCTCATAGTGATTGGACCAGAAACACTGTTCATGGAGCCATTGTCATTTATCCTCAAAAAGGAACCACCTATCCATTCCCTCAACCTGATGGAGAAGAAATTCTTGTATTTG GGTCATGGTACATTTATGATGTAAATTTATTGGTTGAATATGATCTTGCAACCGGAGCTGATTTACCTATTTCGGATTCTTATACCATAAACAGCCAGCCAGGTGACTTCTGCAATTGCTCCAAAG ACTCGACGTACCATTGGCAGGTTGAATACGGAAAGACATATCATGTTCGTTTAGTGAATGCAGTAATGAATACAGAAATATTCTTCTCAATTGCGGGACATAACTTAACAGTTGTGAATATGGATGCTGCATACTTAAAACCATTCGTCACAGACTACATAATGATAGCTCCAGGACAAACCATGGAAATTCTTTTGAAGGCAGATCAGCCTCTTAGCCACTATTACATGGCCATGAGGCAATTCTACACAGACAAAATAATATTCACAGAATATGACAAAACCAATGTTACTGCTATTCTTGAATATAAAGGAAGCTATACTCCCCCTGTTTCCCCTTCTTTCCCATATGACACTCTTCCAGGTTATGAAGATATTATGGCCGGAGCAGAATTCAGATCTAAATTGAGAAGCCTTACAGATCAGGATGTGCCTAACAACATCACTACTAGTATGTATCTTACTGCTGCTGAGAATCAATTCGTTTATAACACTTCCGGCGACATTACTATCTCTCTTGCTGCAAGTTTGAGCAACATCAGCTGGCAAAATCCTAAGATAGATGTGCTTCAAGCCTACTACTA CAACATAAGTGGTTTCTACACCGAAGATTTTCCAGACATACCGGAGACATTCTATGATTTTATTTCAGAAGGATTGCTGATAAACACGACGATGCCAGCCATGGGGACTAAAGTGAAGGTGTTGGAGTATGGAGAAGaagtggaaattgtgtttcaatcATCTAATGTACTAAATGCATCGGAAGATCATCCAATGCATCTCCATGGACACAGCTTCTATGTTGTTGGATCAGGGTATGGAAATTTTGACTTCATTGAGGATCCTAAAACATACAATTTGGTGGATCCTCCTTATGTAAACACTGCTACACTTCCCAAAAATGGATGGCTTACCATTAGATTCAAGGCTGTTAATCCTG GAGTATGGTTGTGGCATTGTCACTTGGATAGGCATCTGAGTTGGGGAATGGTGACAGTAATGATAGTGAAGAATGGTGGAACTCCAGAAACAACAATGAAGAAACCACCAGCACATATGCCAGAATGTGATGGAGAAGCTCCTCTTAGGCTCTACAAAGCTCATTATCCTTCTGCATATTTTGGACAATGA